Within the Nyctibius grandis isolate bNycGra1 chromosome 4, bNycGra1.pri, whole genome shotgun sequence genome, the region TGTACAGCTTCTTTCCAGAATGTACTGGGATATTCTTCTCTCTAACATggaaaacctttatttttcagtttactCTGATATCTCTGGACATTTATAAAGAACTTTGAGTCTGTAGATTTGTCTTCAGAGaagtttttatcttttcttcatGTTAATAATTCctctggacatggcacttagtgccatggtctagttgatatggtggtgtcagggcaatggctggactcgatgatcccagaggtctcttccaacctgattgattctgtgattctgtgactcttcaGTAACAGAACTTGAAGTCAGACAACTTCAGACTATAGAGAAGATGCACATTTTTAACTGTGGAAATTGAGAGCCATTGCCCATTACAAGAATTTACCAATGCCTGACACGTCCAAcaatttcaaatttcaaatgtagatttgtttaaaaaaactccAATACAACTAGAATTAATTCAGAGAGGTTTTGTATGTAAAAGATCAGTATAAAACAAAAGCGTCCCTTTGGACTGTCTTAAGTGGGGCAATTGGGGGGGAATCCCaggcacaaatacaggctgggcagagaatggattgagagcagccctgaggagaaggacttggaggtgttggttgatgagaagctcaatatgagccagcaatgtgcgcttgcagcccagaaggccaaccacatcctgggctgcatcaaaagcagcgtggccagcaggtcaagggaggtgattctgcccctttactccgctctcgtgagaccccacctggagtactgcgttcagctctggggcccccaacataagaaggacatggagctgttggagctagtccagaggagggccacaaagatgatcagagggctggagcacctctcctatgaagagaggctgagagtgttggggctgttcagcctggagaagagaaggctccagggagacctcatggcagccttccagtacctgaagggggcctacaggaaagatggagaggggctttttacaagggcaagtagtgacaggacgagggggaatggttttaaactgaaagagggtagatttagattagatattaggaagaaattctttattgtgcgggtggtgagacactggaataggttgcctagagaagctgtggctgccccctccctagccatgtttaaggccaggttggatgaggctttgagcaacctggtctagaggaaaggtgtccctgcctgtggcagggaggttggaactagatgatctttaaggtcccttccaacccaaaccattctatgattctataagttTTTGGATTTCATTCATTTTGCTTATTATTATTAGCAGTCACTGATCCCACCTAAATGCACAGCTCTATCATCTTGACAGTGACTGTAAGTTAGATATTTTTAAGGAAGGATAGGTACTGTTTTAGTACAGTTTACATTACTAAAACAGTGGATTTATACATGTTAGATAAAATTATTGTTAGTCTGTTACCGTGTCTCACCACAGAATACGTTAGCTCTACAAGAACTGTATACCTAATAAAGTGATATGTCTCCTACTGTAATGTTAATGTGTTGATAAGTGCAGTATCACTATCTGTAATGCACACCAGTATTGCCACTGGAACAGCATAGCATTTGCCCTTCACCAGTAAAACTTGTCATCTTCCTCACAAAAAGCACAAACTGCTACTGCTTATAACGACAAGTCTAAGAGGATAGGTCTCTCATGAAAAGTCTGTGAGCTTAAAAGTCCACAGTAGTAAGCAAACAATGAATCAGTGCCTGAAATTTGAAGCGCATGTcagagatgcatttttttttttttttaaatgcacacatAATGTTAAATGTTTGACTGCTGTTTTGCTCAGGGCCTTGCCAACCAGAGCttgtgcaaaacaaaaccccattGTACTTCCAGTAGATGGGTGCATGTAATTTGTGACCAACAGCTTTTTCCAAATATCCAGAGAAAAAATCTATCataaagcagcttttcaaatgAACTATGAGTCTGGCCTTTCAATGCGACATATCTCTGCCTCCattatgttttctgaaattttgtgCTGTGTGCAATATACTGTCCAGTTTACAAGTAGGTAAATGATGAAATCTTCAAAATGTTCATGCACATCAGCCAAAGTGATATAGTCCCAATTATTGAAAGAATTATTCACCACCAATAATGTGATCCTGAAGTTtgaattttcaggttttttctaTAGATAGACCTGCAAAGGCAGAcccttgatttttatttatttatttatttatttttattttttctctctcataagTAGGTGGTCAGTTGGAAACCCAGTTAGGGATTTGGGGCATTATGCTCAGGCAGCTCCTGAGAGGCTTCTCATAAGCACTATGCTCATTACAGACTTCACCCTTTGTATTATATcgttctaatttttttttctttccacaggtaCTACTCTGTTTTATAccctctggaaagaaaaatatctgatgcAAAATCCCGAGACCTGGTTATCTATATCTGGGCCCATGCAATAGTGGCTAGCATTCCAGTATTTGCTGTGACCAATGTGTCTGATATTTATGCCATGTCCACCTGTTCTGAATCTTGGAGTTACTCCCTTGGCCACCTGATATACGTCATCATCTATAACATCACCACTGTGATTGTACCAGTGGCTGTGGTGTTTCTCTTTATGATTCTTATTCGCAGGGCACTGAGTGccagccagaagaaaaaagtcatcATAGCTGCTTTAAGGACCCCTCAGAATACAATTTCTATCCCTTATGCCTCCCAGCGAGAAGCTGAGCTTCATGCCATGCTGCTTTCCATGGTtatgatatttattttctgcagcgTCCCCTACATGACTTTGGTGATTTACCGCACCATACTCAacatttcagatatttcagtCTTCTTGCTCCTCACTGCCATTTGGTTGCCCAAGGTCTCTTTACTGGCCAatcctttgttatttttaactgttaacAAATCTGTACGGAAGTGCTTAGTGGGGACAATAGTACAGCTGCACCGAAGGTATAGCAGGAGAAACATGGTCAGCTCGAGTGGTGTTGCAGATGCTAATCTGGAGCCCAACATCCGTTCGGGGAGCCAGCTTCTGGAGATGTTTCATATTGGGCAACAACAAATCTTCAAGCCAATGGAAGATGAGGAGAATGAGACCAAATCCATTGGCTCTGGTGActttcagcagaaagaaattcCTACCACCAGTTTAGAGGTAGGAGAGACTTTGGTTCACAAATCTATACCACAGATGATTGCAGACTCTGCAGCTCAGGTGGCACCAGCTGTGGCCACAGAAGCTGATATGGTAAATGACAAGTATTCCATGCAGTTTGGTTTTGGACCCTTTGAGCTGCCTCCACAGTGGCTCGCAGAAAACCGAAACAGTAAGAAGCGACTCCTGCCTCCTTTGGGGAATACCCCTGAAGAGCTGATCCAGACAAAACAGCCTAAGTGTAAGGCAGAACGAAAAATCAGCAGAAACAATAAAGTCAGTATCTTTCCCCGGGTGGATTCTTAGTAAGAGCAGGAGCTTTAAGTGACAGAGGAAGGTTACCTTCTATTATATGTGTGATCCCATGGATCTTTGTTATGCTGAAATTTGTTacaggctgattttttttgtgccaaatattatttaaacaaatgaacaaaaggGAAACATATATACAAGTGTTccttattaatatattttcatgaaaataatatATCAAAAGGTGGTGAGATCTGTGAGATCCCTACAATGATACCTGCTTGATTAACTTCCAAAAAGTACACATGGCTTTGGGAACAATTTGTATGGCTGAAGTATGGAAATACAGCAGTCAGTTTGCTGGGAAACCTTGTGTATTAAAATGGACCGAGTATCAAAGTAACTTCATAGGAAAGGCTGTAGGGAGCAGAAGACAGATGCAAAATGGGTAAGTCCTAACGTCCTCTAAACAGACACAAGAAGGTTCTGCACATTTCATTAATGAAGTAAGATGGACTATTAAGTACACCTGTTTTCTGATAAGCCCATTTCTTTAAtcagtgttaaaaataaaacttgatggactttttgcacAAATTAGTTACCGAGTATCTGCCAAACATCtaaacttttttaaaacctAAACCACTATTTTTTGGCTTaaaacttcagcaaagccaaggaTACCCAAATCGTCATGTGTGTCAAACCTgagaaagacctttttttttaaaaaaaaaaaccaccatatATTCTTGTAGTTTTAAGTAAAAACTGGATTGGAGACCATGCAGGACAAATCCTGACTCCAGTAAACAAGTATGTATGTGCCAAGGGCATAAATAGAACACTTTGATCCTGTGATAAAGGGCATATACAAATGCCCCAACATTGTAATGTATGTATTGTGTAAGTAACCAAGGGGTCAACCTCATAACAGACTCATCTGCTGGTAcactctgctgttttcttacGGGAAAACTCCCATATGAAATAAATGGGTTAGAAATGCTAGTAGCCTTGTACTGAGCTGCAGAGTGAGGAAGCTGATAACAGACTCCAAAAGGCAAGGTTTGTTAATGCCATTGCTCTACTATTGTCAGAGGTGGGgaggttttccttctttcttcacaGATATGGATACCAACCATCCTACTCCACTATCTCACAGAGTAGACCACCCAGTGTATGGACATGAGACTGTCAAATCTGGTGCCTAATTCCTGAGTGAATCAGTCGTGCCATCCCTGGTATCAGCACACCAGCCTTTCTATGAGAGTTCAGGCATGGTACTGCAGCTTGCTCCCCTGCACCATCACAGGCATATTGTCTCGTTTATACCGAGTGTGAATTTTAAACCGCATAACTCTGTTAGATGACCTGAAACTATTGTAACCCTGGCATTTTAATCCTTGTTCAGTTGCAGGTagtctttccttcttccttatCTGCATTCACTGTTGTCTCTGTGGGTAGTTTCTTAAAAGCACAATCTTGTAACATCTGTGTACTCCTTGTGGTTCTCCTGTACTTTATCCCTTTGGTGCATGCTGAACCTTTATCTGTAGTTATTGCCTGTTTATGAAAGgagttttctttaaagcataCTCTTAAAAGGACAAGGTGAAGAATCTTGCCAAGTTCACAGGAACTTACTAAATCCAACCGGTTAATgttgaaagtgagaaaaaattCTGCTGAAGCAGAATTTGGAGATGTACCTGTTCTTCCTTTGACATGTTTGAAGAAAGTCAGCAGTTTCCGATGGCTCCAAGATTTCTACAAGGcattaaaagcaaatgttttaataaaagtgtatttaaaaaaagtttctaaattATTGTGTAAAtgatgtttttctccatttcctcttTGGTTTCAGTGCTTTTCACTTCTTGCTAGTTCAAGAACTTCTCAGCTTGGGAGTGAAGAGCAGTCTTCAATGGGTCCATATGGGTGGTGGGAACCCCAGCTGCCCTGCTTCTTAGGTACAGAGGCGAGAAGGCAGACACAGGTTGCCTGAAAtcagacagaagaaatattCCAGGAAAAGGTGTTCCCTCTGTTCAAGAGGTAGAGAAGTACCATagcagacatttttttaaagtgttgataaaaagtaatttaatggAGTGCTTGTTTTTCCAAAGTTAGTGGAAGAACAGATGCCAttcaaaaaaatcctgaaaacctCAAAAGCAAAGTAGGAATTATAGTTTCCTTATGAATTTTGgttaaatttaatatttatggCCCACTTACATATAGATACTGGTCAAAGTTTAATGAATGTGGATAAATGGTTACTCAGATCTGAACTCCTCTGAGGGAAGCAAACTTAGTTGTGTCCCTTTCAACTCTCATGTTGAATGAAATGCCAATGATAAACTCAAACAGCCAAATTGCATAGAATTTAGTTTTATCATGTCTGGAAAGCAAGGGGGTTGTGGTGGTTTTTGACTGTTGAgacaaaaatacctttttatttcAACGAGCACACATGTAAAAACTTGCTTGTATGTTTTTAGCGGATTGTATCTGAAGACATTGAAACCTTTCAACTTTCATTAACTAAGGTGGTTTACTATACCTGAAGAATTCTTTgggaatgttttattttagtccCTCTTTTAACAGTTTATCCATGTGAATGTTTAAgggaagtggaaaaaatatgcaaaagcacatctttgcatggaaaaaataatctgtgtgaCATTCATAATACAGCCTCTGTGCTAGAATTGTCatcagaaaacagtatttcaggagACTCTTTATGCAAGATGGAATATTTGACTTGTAGAGTTTGATTTTTAACTTCATCTAAGACAGTGGTAACTTTGAGTCATTACTGCTGTCTGTTGGCTTGTTGTTCAAATGATCTCTACTGggcaaaatgttttccagcatccaatatgaaaaaaaaaatgaagacttgttttcttcttcatcatcACAATAAAGATAAGCaaaagtggtttgtttttttttttttatgatggtTGTTTTTAACCACCACAGGTGTTGGTAAGATaaatttttctctccagattATTGATGAAAGAAAGTGAAGTACAAAGCAAAGCTGTGGGAATTCAAGAAGTGAAAGCCTGGGGTGATTTGGCCTGTGCAAATAGATTTAAAGGCTAAATCTTACTACTGGAGAATAAACTTGGAGGAGGGAAGGTTAAAACTCATTATTCTAGCacttagaagagaaaaatagaaaacgGAGCTCATATTAAACAAAGGACGAAATCCTTTAAAAAGGATGAAAAGACTATGGGAACAATGTCAATTTACTCTTCCTAGATATCCTCAAGAAATATTGTTAAATTCAAACAAACAtcatgtaaaaattaaaaaaaaggaaaaaccccacacagTCCTTCAGCACCAAATAATGCTATATTGGTTGGCTACttagcaaaaatgtattttacacaATGGGATAAACTTCCAGAGAAAAGCAGTTGTTTTCTAGAAACTCCCCAAGTATTCTACTCTATAACAGATCTAACCGTTATTAAGCTGCAGTAATTTAATGAATGCATTTgttctggtttaaaaaatactttaaaatacaccTATAGATAATGTTTTGCAGAAGGTGCTGGCTGGGTTTCTGGGGTGagttttcttctattttgcTCCCTCTTTCCTGGGAAAATATTCCTGTATCAGTGGGCTATATCTTGGAAGAACGGAAAGTCAGGCTGTGGTTCTGGATCAGTAGGACTGGGACTTAGCTAACCAGGAGCTGTCCCATAAGCTGCTGTGAAGGTCACCAGCTCTGGAGGTGATTACATGTCCCACAGAACTCAGGTAGTTCCTCTCATTCCTGTCATCTGACCTTGCAGTGCATAATTAGATAAAGGatgtaaacatgaaaaaagcaaaatccctTCCTTCTAATCTTGTTTGATGTAAGTTACTGTGTAATTGTGCTTTACCCTACGTAGGGGTCAATATGAGATAATCAATGGCTTTaggttttttccttgtttttggCTATAAAGGACACAGCCCCCCTAAAAGATATAGTTGAAGTCATTGCTTTCAAACTTAAAACATTTGTTCCTCTTCAAAAGACTGCTTCTTATTTTAGTTGAACTGACTTTCTCTGTGCCAAAGTAGGGATATTAGCAGGATTTCTAAACGAGTTATAATGATCTCATTAACTATCAAACTGGGACCACAAGGTCAGTCACTGCAATCTTCAGTAATTTGTAATTCAAGGACagtttaggaaaacaaaacacatcttGTAGAAAATTGCAGAACTCCAGATGCAAATGCTTGCACTCATGAGCAAGTTgattcctcccctcctctcgAGGACTACAGGGGGAACAGCAGGAAGCAGCCCAAAGTGGTCTTTGTTCCAGGTCTGTTTTTAAGCTGCTAAACTAGGCAAGGGTGGTGAAGCATATGCAAAGGCTGATTTTTCTGATTGCTTTTGTCAGGGACGACACAAGAGTGGGATGCAGAAGCATTCCTCATCTCAGTGAAAGCCCCTCTGCACGTGCATAGGAGCAGGagaaagttaatattttttaaagaaagcataagAAATATCAAGTCAGATCCAATTCCTGAATACACATTTGTTAACAGAAACCAGGGTTTCTCTTCACAGCTCTTCTTTTGCATCCTGAGGTTCCTTATGACTGAACATAATGCATTGAGATGGTGATTTACTCTACCAACTCCTTTGTGTACAGTACTTACCTATCTTCTTTGCCTCCATTTTCTGTCAGACTAAACTCTCTACTTTTTGCCTGGATCATATCCTAAGCCACAGAAGAAGGTACTTAGACACTTGCAGGATCTCATTCTTCTAGTGCCCTTGCACCAGTCCAGTAGCAATCTGCAACACACTGCACCCCACCGCACTGAGACATTTCAGCACAACACAATCTGTTTTGAGCTACTGCTTCCTAAACTCTTCTGTTTGCCAGCAGAAGAAGGTGTGGCAGCATGGAAGACAGTCTTGTGAAGGCAGGACCTTTCCCAATGCAAGTCAAAGAATGAAAACCTGTTTTATTAAGCACAATGGAAGTTTTACCATTGACTCTAGACTTAGCATTTTAgttcagcctttcctcctcaGCTGACAGGTTTCTATGCTGTATCAGTATTGCTGATGGACCACACTGCAGAATTCTACTTATCCTCACCGAGGGTTTCTGGAAAAGTTGGAATATGGCCCAAAATTACTGGCTTTTTGCCCTTGACTTGGCACGTGCCAGTTGAAAGATATTAATACATAATCTATTTGTCCTTTGCAAGAAAAGCATCTGTTTTAGCTGTGCTTGTCCTGATCAGTGTATCGGAACTGTTACAGTCTACCTTAAAAATACTGTCTGtgataaagcaaagaaaagctatttcaggTGAGTACACAAaagaatattgaaaatattaaagtCTTGATAATTTGCCTTCCAACCTGTATGAGACAATGAAAGTGTTTTGGCTACTTATTTGTGTATTAAAATGCTGTTCAGCAGAGGAGTATGAATATAAGCAGTAGTAATGGGAAAAAGTTccctgtattttttcccctcacttgtGTTTCTTCTTGATTGGATTAGGGAGAAAAGGATAAATAAATTCTGTTACTATGGTGACTGTGTCCTCAGTATCAAGACAGCTTGTCTAAATGTGTCTTCATCATGTTGTAACCTGTCTTTGAGGATGAAAAGCACATCTTGGAGTGCTTTTCTTGCTGTGCCCTTTCTAGGCACATGAGTTTTcttcaacactttttttttctttatcctcaCCATACTTCAGATAAGTATCTAGTTTACCATGGAACAAAACTGACCTATTCccagaaaggcaaaaaaggaaataacactctttgttctgcttttctagTTCAAACTTCATTATAAATACACCTGCCACCTGTAAAAATACTTGCgattctgtaatatttaatGATGTTTACAAAGTTCAGTGATCTTACTGGAAATGAAAGCTCTTATGGCCCGATTTGCAGGATTTGAGATGAACCCTATGaacctcttcttttcctctctgggtCTTCTAGGACACATACTCATAGATCATAAGATCAACCGTGGTTTGAGATATCCCTGCTAAGCCAT harbors:
- the GPR176 gene encoding G-protein coupled receptor 176 — its product is MGYDKSWISRNESEHAPYQVVTRALEMRNTSAGQMVWQGGNGSEAGAADSEEHGEEQTYRHFTTMVQIVIFVGSLLGNVMVLWSTCRTSVLKSVTNRFIKNLACSGICASLVCVPFDIALSASPHCCWWIYTMLFCRIAKFLHKVFCSVTILSFPVIALDRYYSVLYPLERKISDAKSRDLVIYIWAHAIVASIPVFAVTNVSDIYAMSTCSESWSYSLGHLIYVIIYNITTVIVPVAVVFLFMILIRRALSASQKKKVIIAALRTPQNTISIPYASQREAELHAMLLSMVMIFIFCSVPYMTLVIYRTILNISDISVFLLLTAIWLPKVSLLANPLLFLTVNKSVRKCLVGTIVQLHRRYSRRNMVSSSGVADANLEPNIRSGSQLLEMFHIGQQQIFKPMEDEENETKSIGSGDFQQKEIPTTSLEVGETLVHKSIPQMIADSAAQVAPAVATEADMVNDKYSMQFGFGPFELPPQWLAENRNSKKRLLPPLGNTPEELIQTKQPKCKAERKISRNNKVSIFPRVDS